A part of Oceanotoga teriensis genomic DNA contains:
- a CDS encoding ABC transporter permease, translating into MYWKYVIKRIIAGIIMFIILMFTYSALFNKVMEETTMGTINEQIRMEVKSLSENNPKFDASSFVKNRKEYYIKLYGLDKSYIERVFNNTWKTIRFDFGQATNITSSSGEKDVTKIVLEALPRTIVLFTLSQVIILIIALLIGLKKAQKPSGKFDRTTSVITMIVFGMPKWWVGMMFIMLFSYGLKIFPSGGMHRVPPPETSFGLFLDYLHHLALPVITYVIVGFWGVSFIVRNIVLGTLQEDYIMAARARGIGENSVLYRHTMRTAAPPIITMVVLSILASFGGSLIFEGIFSWPGMGNLYLIANQQNDIPVLMGNLAFTTGIYIIGLVILDLIYGFLDPRIKVGG; encoded by the coding sequence ATGTATTGGAAATATGTAATAAAAAGAATTATAGCCGGTATAATAATGTTTATAATTCTTATGTTTACATACTCTGCCCTGTTCAACAAAGTAATGGAAGAAACAACTATGGGTACCATTAATGAACAAATAAGAATGGAAGTAAAATCATTATCAGAAAATAACCCTAAATTTGATGCCTCTTCTTTTGTTAAGAACAGGAAAGAATATTATATAAAGCTTTATGGTCTAGATAAAAGTTATATTGAAAGAGTTTTTAATAATACTTGGAAAACTATAAGATTTGATTTTGGTCAGGCTACAAATATAACTTCGAGCTCTGGCGAAAAGGATGTTACAAAGATCGTTCTTGAAGCTCTACCTCGAACTATTGTATTATTCACTCTATCTCAAGTAATAATACTTATAATAGCTTTGCTCATAGGTCTGAAAAAAGCTCAAAAACCAAGCGGCAAATTTGATAGAACAACTTCTGTCATAACAATGATAGTTTTTGGTATGCCAAAATGGTGGGTTGGAATGATGTTTATAATGTTATTTAGTTATGGCTTAAAAATATTTCCAAGTGGCGGTATGCACAGAGTACCTCCTCCTGAAACATCTTTTGGACTATTTTTAGATTATCTTCATCATCTCGCTTTACCAGTTATAACTTATGTAATAGTGGGATTTTGGGGAGTATCTTTTATTGTTAGAAATATAGTTTTAGGAACACTTCAAGAAGATTATATAATGGCTGCAAGAGCAAGAGGTATAGGTGAAAATAGTGTTCTATACAGACATACTATGAGAACAGCTGCACCACCTATAATAACCATGGTAGTTTTATCTATTCTTGCATCTTTTGGGGGTTCTTTAATCTTTGAAGGAATCTTTAGTTGGCCAGGAATGGGAAACCTTTACCTGATAGCAAATCAACAAAATGATATTCCTGTATTAATGGGAAATCTTGCTTTTACTACGGGTATTTATATCATTGGCTTGGTTATTCTCGATCTCATATATGGATTCCTTGATCCTAGAATAAAAGTAGGTGGTTGA